A window of Chloroflexota bacterium contains these coding sequences:
- the xseA gene encoding exodeoxyribonuclease VII large subunit encodes MQIYTVSQVTQYIKSLFDIDPLLQDLWVEGEISNCTQSTAGHIYFTLKDAHAQLRCVLWRSQVPRLEHQPVNGNAVIVHGRASVYEVQGSYQLYVDQIQPLGTGALFLQFLALKEKLEREGLFAPERKRLLPRFPRRLGIVTSPVGAAIRDILHILQRRYPLAEVILAPTLVQGEEAPPQIVAAIEALNAYADVDLIIVARGGGSLEELWAFNDERVARAIFASKIPIISGIGHETDYTIVDFVADMRAPTPSAAAELAVPDRQALHAQIAQYRDALYQQMKRRFAENLREVEHAMDVLRRFSPKAMVDSWRQSLDEERQKMWRAQKHHLTLLRQQVTSLRLRLQALSPQSILDRGYAVVSRRDTGVVVKSTSQVASGDALDVRISDGHFTSTVD; translated from the coding sequence GTGCAGATTTACACCGTTAGCCAGGTTACCCAATACATTAAAAGCCTGTTCGACATAGACCCCCTGCTCCAGGATTTGTGGGTGGAGGGCGAAATCTCCAATTGCACGCAGTCAACGGCGGGGCATATCTACTTTACACTAAAGGATGCCCATGCGCAACTGCGCTGCGTGCTGTGGCGTTCCCAGGTCCCGCGTTTGGAACATCAACCAGTGAATGGCAATGCAGTCATCGTGCACGGCCGCGCCTCGGTCTATGAGGTACAGGGCAGCTACCAACTCTATGTGGATCAGATACAACCTCTAGGCACAGGTGCATTGTTCCTGCAGTTCCTAGCGCTCAAGGAAAAATTGGAACGGGAGGGACTGTTCGCTCCAGAACGCAAGCGCCTTTTGCCCCGTTTTCCGCGGCGTTTGGGCATTGTTACCTCGCCTGTTGGAGCAGCTATTCGCGATATCCTGCACATTCTGCAAAGACGCTACCCCCTTGCTGAGGTCATTCTCGCGCCGACGTTAGTGCAGGGAGAGGAGGCACCGCCCCAGATTGTTGCGGCGATCGAGGCACTGAATGCCTATGCTGATGTGGATTTGATCATTGTCGCTCGTGGCGGAGGCTCTTTGGAGGAACTTTGGGCTTTCAATGACGAACGAGTCGCGCGTGCTATATTTGCTTCTAAAATCCCGATTATCTCCGGAATAGGGCATGAAACGGATTACACGATTGTAGATTTTGTGGCTGATATGCGAGCCCCCACCCCGTCGGCTGCTGCGGAGCTCGCAGTACCTGATCGGCAGGCATTGCACGCCCAGATTGCGCAGTACCGTGATGCCCTCTATCAGCAGATGAAACGACGCTTTGCGGAGAACCTAAGAGAGGTGGAGCACGCGATGGACGTTCTACGTCGGTTCTCTCCAAAGGCTATGGTGGATAGTTGGCGCCAGAGTCTAGACGAAGAACGCCAAAAAATGTGGAGGGCACAAAAACATCATCTGACTCTGCTGCGACAGCAGGTGACCAGCCTCAGGCTTCGTTTGCAGGCCTTGAGCCCACAATCCATCTTAGATCGTGGCTACGCAGTTGTATCCCGTCGTGATACTGGCGTAGTGGTAAAGAGCACGTCCCAAGTGGCTTCTGGGGATGCGCTGGATGTTCGCATCAGCGATGGTCATTTCACGAGCACTGTGGATTGA
- the xseB gene encoding exodeoxyribonuclease VII small subunit codes for MEGKEIANLTFEQAFQQLEEVVRLLESGDLPLEQSLALFEKGVLLARLCESKLDEAEQKVSQLVGINSGSPVLKPFSVAE; via the coding sequence ATGGAAGGAAAGGAAATAGCCAATCTGACCTTTGAGCAAGCATTTCAACAACTTGAGGAAGTCGTGCGACTCTTGGAAAGCGGCGATTTGCCATTGGAGCAATCCCTGGCTTTGTTCGAAAAAGGTGTGCTGCTGGCCAGGCTATGCGAGAGCAAACTCGATGAAGCGGAACAAAAAGTAAGTCAACTAGTTGGTATAAACAGCGGAAGCCCGGTGCTCAAGCCATTTAGCGTAGCAGAATAA
- a CDS encoding L-threonine 3-dehydrogenase, which translates to MAKKTFAGKSPRILVTGAVGQIGSELTPALRQRYGAENVVAAGHRKPPSAELRDAGPFEFIDVTRRETIEAVVDKYSIDTIYHLAAILSAAGEKNPQLAWDVNINGLYNVLEVARERKLVRVFCPSSIAAFGPETPRDNTPQETVLRPRTMYGVTKVAGELLCDYYFYRFGVDVRGVRYPGIISSETPPGGGTTDYAVEIFYEAIKYKRYNCFLREDTVLPMMYMPDCIKATIQLMEADLSQLTRHSDYNLAAFNFSPAELVAEIKKHIPDLTCTYNPDFRQQIADSWPRSIDDSAARRDWGWKPDYDLATMVADMLEKLGKKHAEGKL; encoded by the coding sequence ATGGCCAAAAAGACATTTGCAGGCAAAAGTCCCCGTATTCTGGTTACTGGTGCTGTTGGTCAGATAGGCTCTGAATTGACACCGGCACTGCGACAACGATACGGCGCAGAAAATGTCGTAGCCGCTGGCCATAGGAAACCTCCTAGCGCTGAACTTCGTGACGCAGGTCCCTTTGAATTCATTGATGTAACCAGACGGGAAACGATCGAAGCGGTGGTGGACAAGTACAGCATTGACACTATTTATCACCTGGCTGCCATCCTTTCCGCTGCAGGGGAAAAGAACCCCCAACTGGCGTGGGATGTAAACATCAATGGACTGTACAACGTCCTGGAAGTGGCACGCGAGCGCAAACTCGTGCGGGTTTTCTGCCCTAGTTCCATTGCTGCTTTTGGTCCGGAAACTCCGCGAGACAACACACCGCAAGAAACGGTTCTTCGCCCTAGAACCATGTACGGAGTGACCAAGGTCGCTGGCGAACTGTTGTGCGACTATTACTTTTATCGTTTTGGTGTAGATGTGCGTGGCGTCCGTTACCCTGGCATCATCAGCAGCGAGACACCGCCAGGCGGTGGTACTACGGACTATGCGGTGGAGATCTTTTATGAGGCCATCAAATACAAACGCTACAATTGCTTTTTGAGAGAAGACACCGTCTTGCCTATGATGTACATGCCGGACTGCATCAAGGCCACCATACAATTGATGGAAGCGGATCTCTCCCAGTTGACCCGGCATTCCGACTACAACCTGGCTGCGTTCAACTTCTCGCCGGCAGAGTTGGTGGCCGAAATCAAGAAGCACATTCCTGACCTGACTTGCACCTACAATCCTGACTTTCGTCAGCAAATTGCAGATTCTTGGCCACGGAGCATTGACGACAGTGCTGCGCGCAGGGATTGGGGCTGGAAACCGGATTATGACTTGGCAACAATGGTAGCGGATATGCTGGAGAAGTTGGGGAAGAAGCACGCGGAAGGGAAGTTATAG